One stretch of Pedobacter riviphilus DNA includes these proteins:
- a CDS encoding lanthionine synthetase LanC family protein, protein MPERILIEVKLEHIYQETLQIEKDISLYNGECGLSLFGVLYSKHFRKNHLSSEIINNLQYLLNKSFDGGFKTLCSGKTGINWYFSYLNEIGYLGIEDKREVCSDDLILSKIALFWIEIGNFDFLHGALGIAYYLLKSKSILVNFFEKFFEHLFFLMKNKDNMIYHFDFNTFRPDKTRINLGLAHGITSILKFSVECYKSNICKERALDLMSKVTYFFLSSTNTFQDKSIFPSIIVLGTNINQASRLAWCYGDLTIAFVLYQAGVEMKDQKIIDFSLAIFAKSRDRRNPKENQVVDAGICHGTSGIAHIYNKMWKLTGHQKFKDECEFWIDETLNYGTYQDTISGFKKYDPVQEKYVASKGLLEGSAGIGLVLISFLTGDCSWDSCMMLDS, encoded by the coding sequence ATGCCAGAACGAATTTTAATTGAGGTTAAACTAGAACATATTTATCAGGAAACTTTGCAAATAGAGAAAGATATCTCTCTTTACAATGGGGAATGCGGGTTGTCACTTTTCGGAGTTCTGTACTCCAAGCATTTCAGAAAAAATCATCTGTCCAGTGAAATAATAAACAACCTGCAATATTTACTAAATAAGTCATTTGATGGTGGTTTCAAAACACTATGTTCTGGGAAAACAGGTATAAACTGGTATTTTAGTTATTTAAATGAAATTGGCTATTTGGGAATTGAGGATAAAAGGGAAGTGTGTTCTGATGATCTAATCCTCTCAAAAATAGCACTATTTTGGATAGAAATAGGAAATTTCGATTTTTTACATGGGGCGCTGGGAATAGCATATTATTTATTAAAGTCCAAAAGCATCCTTGTTAATTTTTTTGAAAAATTTTTCGAACATCTTTTTTTTCTTATGAAAAATAAAGATAACATGATTTATCATTTTGATTTTAACACTTTCAGGCCTGATAAAACCAGAATAAACTTAGGCCTTGCCCATGGAATTACAAGTATCTTAAAATTCTCCGTTGAGTGTTATAAATCAAATATCTGTAAAGAAAGGGCTTTAGATCTCATGAGTAAAGTTACCTATTTCTTTTTATCATCTACAAATACATTTCAGGACAAATCGATCTTCCCTTCCATTATAGTGTTGGGGACTAATATTAATCAAGCAAGTAGATTGGCTTGGTGTTATGGGGATCTTACCATAGCTTTCGTACTTTATCAAGCAGGGGTAGAGATGAAGGATCAAAAAATCATTGATTTTTCATTGGCCATTTTTGCAAAATCTCGTGACAGACGAAACCCTAAAGAGAACCAAGTTGTAGATGCAGGTATTTGTCATGGCACGTCAGGTATAGCCCATATTTACAATAAAATGTGGAAATTAACTGGACACCAAAAATTTAAGGATGAATGCGAATTCTGGATTGATGAAACATTAAATTACGGTACTTATCAAGATACAATCTCTGGGTTCAAAAAGTATGATCCCGTGCAAGAAAAATATGTAGCAAGTAAAGGGTTATTAGAAGGGAGTGCTGGAATTGGATTGGTATTAATCAGTTTTCTTACGGGTGATTGTTCTTGGGACAGTTGTATGATGTTAGATAGCTGA